In Nicotiana tabacum cultivar K326 chromosome 11, ASM71507v2, whole genome shotgun sequence, a single window of DNA contains:
- the LOC107797985 gene encoding uncharacterized protein LOC107797985: protein MTITRFFKAIPTPPSSGTSSPLPSTSPCLIIHDNIKPSTELNKDEILNLDLKPDFVERKQISEYSLNLRDRVRRDDELKKVVLEKAPRNNMMIAPNIQKEIVNACAKETMKAIIEEMNGDYFGILVDESKDVSHKEQMAIAIYSLLLKHSLSRSQIRGQGYDGVSNIQGEINGLKTLILKDTPSAYCVHCFARQLQLTFVAVAKKHYDVDQFSDIVANVLNNIRSSFKHREMLREDQAQKLEELLMLGEVDTGSGQNQEFGLQRPGDTRWGSHFKIVHNFIVLFSSIIHVLEV, encoded by the exons ATGACGATAACGAGATTTTTCAAGGCTATTCCAACTCCTCCAAGTTCTGGTACTAGCTCTCCTTTGCCAAGTACTTCTCCATGTCTAATTATTCATGATAATATTAAGCCTTCAACAGAATTAAACAAAGATGAAATATTGAATTTGGATCTTAAACCTGATTTTGTTGAAAGAAAGCAAATCTCAGAATATTCTCTTAATCTACGTGACCGAGTGAGGAG AgatgatgaattaaaaaaagttGTGTTAGAAAAAGCTCCACGGAATAATATGATGATCGCTCCAAATATCCAAAAAGAGATTGTGAATGCTTGTGCAAAAGAAACAATGAAAGCAATTATTGAAGAGATGAATGGAGATTATTTCGGAATATTGGTTGATGAATCTAAAGATGTCTCTCATAAGGAACAAATGGCTATT GCAATCTATTCTTTGCTTTTAAAGCATTCATTAAGTCGGTCACAAATACGGGGACAAGGTTATGATGGAGTTAGTAATATACAAGGAGAAATTAATGGGCTTAAGACGTTAATCTTGAAAGATACTCCTTCAGCTTATTGCGTACATTGCTTTGCTCGTCAATTGCAATTGACTTTTGTAGCTGTTGCAAAGAAACATTATGATGTGGATCAATTTTCTGATATTGTTGCTAATGTCTTGAATAATATTAGAAGTTCTTTTAAGCACAGGGAGATGCTCCGAGAGGATCAAGCACAAAAACTAGAAGAATTGCTTATGCTTGGTGAAGTTGATACGGGAAGTGGACAAAATCAAGAATTTGGACTTCAAAGGCCAGGAGATACCCGTTGGGGATCTCATTTTAAGATAGTGCATAACTTTATTGTATTATTCTCGTCAATTATTCATGTTCTTGAAGTTTGA
- the LOC142165720 gene encoding uncharacterized protein LOC142165720 — translation MGSLIADASLFCAKHGIVIPEMDKNYHLGKSKHRISSVTYSHHLRVDIFNVVIDLQLSELNSHFDAVNSDLLLGMTSLSPHNYFINYDKERIMKLAKLYPHEYGISKLEDLSYELDSYIHYVREDRDFSNLKGLGDLSEILVET, via the coding sequence ATGGGATCTTTGATAGCCGATGCCTCTTTATTTTGTGCCAAGCATGGTATTGTTATCCCTGAAATGGATAAGAACTATCATCTTGGAAAGTCAAAGCATAGGATTTCAAGTGTGACATACTCTCATCATTTGCGTGTAGATATTTTTAATGTTGTCATTGATTTGCAGCTTTCAGAACTTAATAGTCATTTTGATGCAGTGAATAGTGATCTACTTCTTGGTATGACTAGTTTAAGTCCgcataattattttataaattatgatAAAGAAAGAATTATGAAGCTTGCTAAACTTTATCCTCATGAGTATGGTATTTCCAAGCTTGAAGATCTTAGCTACGAGCTTGACAGCTATATTCATTATGTAAGAGAAGACCGTGATTTCTCTAACTTGAAAGGGCTTGGAGATCTTTCAGAAATACTAGTTGAAACATAG